One Staphylococcus ratti DNA segment encodes these proteins:
- the ribA gene encoding GTP cyclohydrolase II encodes MEFDSIESALVALKRGEPIVVLDDENRENEGDLVAITEWMQDDTINFMAKYGRGLICAPISKGIAEQVGLSPMVSTNTDPHGTAFTASIDHISATTGISAFERTQTIRALIQEDVDAKSFNQPGHVFPLIAQDNGVLARRGHTEAAIDLALLTGAKPAGVICEIMNEDGTMARGEALNAFKYKHQLKMITIEALVAYIKVNRKLIKQEAKVKLPTRYGAFDMIGFTSKFDGQEHLAIIKGEIQPEMNVRIHSACVTGDIFHSERCDCGEQLENAMKYIQENDGIILYLPQEGRGIGLMNKLKAYELIEQGYNTITANEALGFDPDLRDYDIAAQILKYLGVTSVKLLSNNPDKFQGLKQYQIDIKERIPLITSENKNNHDYLKVKKTQMGHLI; translated from the coding sequence ATGGAATTTGATTCAATTGAAAGTGCCTTAGTTGCGCTAAAAAGGGGTGAACCTATTGTCGTCTTAGATGATGAAAATCGTGAAAATGAAGGTGACCTCGTTGCAATAACAGAATGGATGCAAGATGATACCATTAATTTTATGGCTAAATATGGCCGCGGATTGATTTGTGCACCGATATCTAAAGGGATAGCTGAACAGGTCGGGCTGTCACCAATGGTATCAACAAATACTGACCCACACGGCACTGCATTTACAGCGAGTATTGATCATATATCTGCTACGACAGGTATCAGTGCTTTTGAACGGACGCAAACGATTCGTGCATTAATTCAAGAAGATGTTGATGCCAAGTCATTTAATCAACCTGGACACGTCTTTCCTTTAATTGCACAAGATAATGGCGTGCTAGCACGTCGTGGCCATACGGAAGCTGCAATTGATTTAGCACTGTTAACAGGGGCAAAACCAGCCGGTGTCATTTGTGAAATTATGAATGAAGATGGCACGATGGCACGAGGTGAAGCGCTAAACGCGTTTAAATATAAGCATCAATTAAAAATGATTACGATTGAAGCACTCGTAGCTTATATTAAAGTGAACCGAAAACTCATTAAACAAGAAGCTAAAGTCAAATTACCGACGCGCTACGGTGCGTTTGATATGATTGGCTTTACTTCAAAATTCGATGGTCAAGAGCACCTTGCCATTATTAAAGGAGAAATTCAACCTGAAATGAACGTCCGTATTCATTCAGCTTGTGTCACAGGCGATATTTTTCATAGTGAACGGTGTGATTGCGGTGAACAACTTGAAAACGCAATGAAATACATTCAAGAAAATGACGGTATCATTCTTTATTTGCCTCAAGAAGGTAGAGGCATAGGGTTGATGAATAAACTAAAAGCTTATGAACTTATTGAGCAAGGCTATAATACCATTACTGCAAATGAAGCTTTAGGCTTTGACCCTGATTTAAGAGATTATGATATTGCAGCACAAATTTTAAAATATTTAGGTGTAACGTCTGTTAAATTACTAAGTAATAACCCAGATAAGTTTCAAGGTTTAAAACAATATCAAATTGATATTAAAGAGAGAATACCTCTCATTACTAGCGAGAATAAGAACAACCATGATTATTTAAAAGTTAAAAAAACACAAATGGGACATTTAATTTAA
- the ribE gene encoding 6,7-dimethyl-8-ribityllumazine synthase, which produces MKFEGQLIGKGLKIGIVVSRFNDLITGRLVDGAFDALIRHQVGEEDIDIAYVPGAFELPLVAKKMAQTGKYDAIITLGCVIRGATSHYDYVCNESAKGISKASEDTGIPVIYGVLTTENIEQAIERAGTKAGNKGSDVAVSAIEMANLLKSIQ; this is translated from the coding sequence ATGAAATTCGAAGGACAATTAATTGGTAAAGGTTTAAAAATTGGAATTGTAGTGAGTCGCTTTAATGATTTAATTACGGGGCGTCTTGTGGACGGAGCATTCGATGCATTGATACGTCATCAAGTTGGAGAAGAAGATATTGATATTGCATATGTACCTGGTGCATTTGAATTACCACTTGTAGCAAAAAAAATGGCGCAAACGGGCAAGTATGATGCGATTATTACGCTAGGATGTGTAATAAGAGGGGCAACATCTCACTATGATTACGTATGTAATGAGTCGGCAAAAGGCATTTCTAAGGCAAGTGAAGATACTGGAATTCCAGTAATTTATGGTGTGCTAACGACAGAAAATATCGAGCAAGCCATTGAACGCGCAGGTACAAAAGCGGGCAATAAAGGCTCTGACGTAGCAGTAAGCGCTATTGAAATGGCGAATTTACTTAAGTCAATTCAATAA
- a CDS encoding proline dehydrogenase family protein, with the protein MGLVKNFFMALSNNAFLNTTAKKVGPSLGANKVVAGNQLPDIVRTIKRLNDKNIAGTVDILGEFVHTRQEAIDAKNEILEVMKVLYDNRLNAHMSIKLSQLGIEFDRALAYENVYEIVKTAKSYNNMHINFDTEKYESLFDVTQTLDRLKSEFTNVGTVIQAYLFKADVLLDKYPDLRLRLVKGAYKESPHIAYQTKEEIDQNYIRLIEKRLLNTDNFTSIATHDHHVINHVKAFVEEHQIDKSKFEFQMLYGFRTELAEQIANEGYHFTIYVPYGDDWFGYFMRRLAERPQNLTLAFKEFAKPKRLAIFGGIALFTTLFTLTLKKKNKQPKSTTATESNAQQQRCIKIL; encoded by the coding sequence ATGGGTTTAGTTAAGAATTTTTTTATGGCTTTATCTAATAATGCCTTTTTAAATACGACTGCAAAAAAAGTCGGACCTTCTCTTGGTGCAAACAAAGTCGTGGCAGGTAATCAACTTCCAGATATTGTTCGAACGATTAAGCGATTAAATGATAAAAACATCGCTGGTACCGTCGATATACTTGGGGAATTCGTCCACACTCGACAAGAAGCCATTGATGCGAAAAATGAAATTTTAGAAGTAATGAAAGTGCTATATGACAACCGACTTAACGCGCACATGTCTATTAAATTAAGCCAACTAGGCATTGAATTTGATCGTGCATTAGCGTACGAAAATGTCTATGAAATCGTCAAAACAGCAAAATCTTATAATAATATGCACATCAATTTTGACACTGAAAAATATGAAAGCCTATTTGATGTCACACAAACACTCGATCGTTTAAAAAGTGAATTTACAAATGTAGGTACGGTCATTCAAGCTTACTTATTTAAAGCAGATGTCCTCCTCGATAAATATCCTGACTTACGTTTACGCTTAGTCAAAGGCGCTTATAAAGAGTCACCACATATTGCCTACCAAACTAAAGAAGAAATTGATCAAAATTACATAAGATTAATCGAAAAACGTTTACTAAATACAGACAATTTCACTTCTATTGCGACACATGATCATCATGTTATCAACCATGTGAAAGCTTTTGTTGAGGAACATCAGATTGATAAATCTAAGTTTGAATTCCAAATGCTTTATGGTTTCAGAACTGAACTGGCAGAGCAAATCGCAAATGAAGGCTATCACTTTACAATTTACGTCCCTTATGGCGACGATTGGTTTGGCTACTTTATGCGTCGTTTAGCTGAACGCCCACAAAACTTAACGTTAGCCTTTAAAGAGTTCGCTAAACCTAAAAGACTGGCAATTTTTGGCGGTATTGCACTGTTTACAACTTTATTTACTCTTACACTTAAAAAGAAAAATAAGCAACCAAAATCTACAACAGCTACTGAATCAAATGCACAGCAACAGCGTTGTATCAAAATATTATAG
- a CDS encoding alpha/beta fold hydrolase, translating into MWKWETETEAKGVIVIIHNMLEHTGRYAYVITHLRRNGYHVIMGDLPGQGQSSRTKKGHFESFDVYQERVLEWMQIAEEYHLPTFIIGVGLGGLIAVNLLEKVDLSIEGLVLLSPLFAFHASTQARKHALTSHVGDVSKSAKFELGIDIEKLTSYPEVQEETMNDALMLKKVSYHWYKQVAQSMKKTMEHIDKMKTYPMCVMYGTEDTVSDVQMTQQFIHRRMGQELYYKSWTGLVHEIHNEPEREAVMRYVLSFLNNRIYTAGFVVEDQETIDK; encoded by the coding sequence ATGTGGAAATGGGAAACAGAAACTGAAGCAAAAGGTGTTATTGTCATTATACATAACATGTTAGAACATACTGGACGTTACGCCTATGTGATTACGCATTTACGCAGAAATGGTTACCATGTCATCATGGGTGATTTGCCAGGACAAGGTCAAAGTTCGAGAACTAAAAAAGGACATTTTGAAAGCTTTGATGTGTATCAAGAACGCGTCTTGGAATGGATGCAGATTGCTGAGGAATATCATTTACCGACATTTATTATTGGTGTGGGCTTAGGCGGTCTCATTGCTGTAAATCTTTTAGAAAAAGTTGATTTATCTATCGAAGGTTTAGTGCTTTTATCACCATTGTTTGCTTTTCATGCTTCAACACAAGCACGTAAGCATGCTTTGACTTCACATGTCGGGGATGTTTCAAAAAGTGCGAAATTTGAACTAGGTATAGACATAGAAAAGTTAACATCTTATCCTGAAGTGCAAGAAGAGACGATGAATGACGCCCTAATGCTAAAAAAAGTAAGCTATCATTGGTATAAACAAGTGGCACAATCTATGAAAAAAACCATGGAACATATCGATAAAATGAAAACGTATCCTATGTGTGTGATGTATGGTACTGAAGATACAGTTTCGGACGTGCAAATGACGCAACAATTTATACATCGTCGCATGGGACAAGAATTATATTACAAGTCGTGGACTGGTTTAGTTCATGAAATTCATAATGAGCCTGAGCGTGAAGCCGTGATGCGGTATGTTTTAAGTTTTTTAAACAATCGCATCTATACTGCAGGTTTTGTAGTTGAAGATCAAGAAACGATAGATAAGTAG
- a CDS encoding L-lactate dehydrogenase, whose product MTKKSNKVVLVGNGAVGASYAFTMVSQGIADELAIIDINEDKVLGDVLDLNHGAPYAMSPVKVKAGKYEECGDADLIVICAGAPQKVGETRLDLVEKNAKIYKDIITSIMDSGFDGIFLIAANPVDILTYVTLKYSGLPKHKVIGSGTILDTARFKHLLSEAFDVAPNSVHASIIGEHGDSEVPVWSSATVAGVSLYDALKNNPEKSHLIEDIYVQTRDAAYEIIKAKGATYYGVAMGLMHISKAILRNQNVVLTVSSYLEGEYGHEGVYTGVPTVVNGEGAVRVIETPLNEEETEKFAKSVKVLKDMQDSIDYLFEK is encoded by the coding sequence ATGACAAAGAAAAGTAATAAAGTAGTATTAGTTGGTAATGGTGCTGTAGGTGCGAGTTATGCATTTACAATGGTCAGTCAAGGGATAGCAGATGAGTTAGCTATCATTGATATCAATGAAGATAAAGTACTTGGTGATGTGTTAGATTTAAACCATGGTGCACCTTACGCAATGTCTCCTGTAAAAGTAAAGGCAGGTAAGTACGAAGAATGTGGCGACGCTGACTTAATTGTTATTTGTGCAGGCGCACCTCAAAAAGTAGGGGAAACGCGTCTGGATTTAGTTGAGAAGAATGCCAAAATTTATAAAGACATTATTACTTCAATTATGGATAGTGGTTTTGATGGTATCTTCTTGATTGCAGCGAACCCTGTAGATATTCTCACATATGTAACGTTAAAATATTCAGGTTTACCTAAACATAAAGTTATTGGTTCAGGTACGATTTTAGATACAGCACGTTTTAAACATTTATTAAGTGAAGCATTTGATGTAGCACCGAATAGTGTTCATGCTAGCATTATTGGGGAGCATGGAGATTCAGAAGTGCCAGTATGGTCAAGCGCTACTGTTGCGGGTGTTTCACTATATGATGCATTAAAAAATAATCCAGAAAAAAGTCACTTAATTGAAGATATTTACGTACAAACACGTGATGCAGCATACGAAATTATTAAAGCCAAAGGTGCAACTTACTACGGAGTTGCAATGGGATTGATGCATATTTCTAAAGCAATCTTACGCAATCAAAATGTAGTATTAACCGTTTCAAGTTATTTAGAAGGTGAATATGGACACGAAGGTGTTTATACAGGAGTACCAACTGTTGTTAACGGCGAAGGAGCGGTTCGTGTTATTGAAACGCCACTTAATGAAGAAGAAACAGAAAAATTTGCAAAATCTGTTAAAGTTTTAAAAGATATGCAAGATTCAATTGATTACTTATTTGAAAAATAA
- a CDS encoding transcriptional regulator, SarA/Rot family, translating to MSNKPKYEVSDIVLLDNLQKEVECIFDEIEKQYGLSKEEFLILLTLWDKGSMALKEMDQYVKVKAYKRTRTFNNLVEKKWIIKERPSDDERTVIIHFNEDKVQDKQELINFTCTQIEARQESLKRQLDSIINGCKL from the coding sequence ATGTCAAACAAACCGAAATATGAAGTTAGTGATATCGTTCTTTTAGACAATTTACAAAAAGAAGTCGAATGTATTTTTGATGAAATTGAAAAACAGTATGGCCTGTCTAAAGAAGAATTTTTAATTCTATTGACGCTATGGGATAAAGGTTCGATGGCATTGAAAGAGATGGATCAATACGTTAAAGTTAAAGCATATAAACGTACGCGAACATTTAACAATTTAGTTGAAAAGAAATGGATTATAAAAGAAAGACCTTCAGACGATGAACGTACCGTCATCATTCATTTTAATGAGGACAAAGTACAAGATAAACAAGAATTGATTAATTTCACATGTACGCAAATAGAGGCGCGTCAAGAAAGCTTAAAACGTCAACTCGACTCTATTATTAATGGTTGTAAGTTATAA
- a CDS encoding class I SAM-dependent methyltransferase — translation MKVQRILPFAKSLITSHINEESVVIDATCGNGHDTLFLAEAVPNGHVYACDIQQQAIENTQDKIKDFTNVTLLQTGHETVTDNINTVHRQHIDAALFNLGYLPKGDKSIVTTAENTIQAIEKIFKLLRTDGIIVLAVYPGHPEGFEESQTLMEYFINFDQQQAHILKYEFINQQNNPPYIIGIEKR, via the coding sequence ATGAAAGTACAACGCATCCTCCCTTTCGCCAAATCTTTAATTACGTCACATATCAATGAAGAGAGCGTTGTTATAGACGCAACATGCGGCAATGGACATGACACGCTTTTTCTAGCTGAAGCTGTTCCAAATGGTCACGTCTATGCTTGTGACATTCAACAACAAGCTATCGAAAATACGCAAGATAAAATTAAAGATTTTACCAATGTTACGCTTTTACAAACTGGTCATGAAACAGTAACCGATAATATCAATACAGTACATCGCCAACACATTGATGCTGCTCTTTTTAATTTAGGTTATTTACCTAAAGGAGATAAATCTATAGTGACCACTGCGGAAAACACCATTCAAGCCATTGAGAAAATTTTCAAATTGTTAAGAACAGATGGCATTATCGTACTCGCAGTTTATCCAGGTCATCCAGAAGGGTTTGAAGAAAGCCAAACCTTAATGGAATATTTTATAAACTTTGATCAACAACAGGCTCATATATTAAAATATGAATTTATCAATCAACAAAACAATCCTCCATATATTATCGGCATAGAAAAAAGGTAG
- a CDS encoding TIGR01212 family radical SAM protein (This family includes YhcC from E. coli K-12, an uncharacterized radical SAM protein.), giving the protein MGKYFPYAFEDKRYHTLNYHLKNRFGQKIFKVALDGGFDCPNRDGTAAYGGCTFCSAAGSGDFAGNRADAINVQFKKIKNQMHEKWHEGQYIAYFQAFTNTHAPVEVLREKFEAALSEDGVIGLSIGTRPDCLPDDVVDYLAELNERTYLWVELGLQTIHQETSDLINRAHDMACYYEGVQKLRKYNINVCTHIINGLPGENYQMMMETAQTVAQMDVQGIKIHLLHLLKGTPMVKQYEKGLLEFMTKEQYINLVCDQLELLPPSMIVHRITGDGPIDLLVGPMWSVNKWEVLNDIDKELEKRGSMQGKKYTLQRATFS; this is encoded by the coding sequence ATGGGCAAATATTTCCCCTATGCTTTTGAAGACAAACGATACCACACTTTAAATTATCATCTTAAAAATCGTTTTGGTCAAAAAATATTTAAAGTTGCATTAGATGGTGGTTTTGACTGCCCAAACCGAGATGGCACTGCCGCATACGGAGGTTGCACATTTTGTTCGGCTGCCGGAAGTGGTGACTTTGCTGGTAATCGTGCAGATGCGATTAACGTTCAATTCAAAAAAATTAAAAATCAAATGCATGAAAAATGGCATGAAGGTCAATATATTGCTTATTTCCAAGCTTTTACAAATACCCATGCACCTGTAGAAGTATTGCGCGAAAAATTTGAAGCTGCTTTAAGCGAAGATGGTGTCATTGGTTTATCCATTGGAACGCGCCCTGATTGTTTACCAGATGATGTTGTGGACTATTTAGCAGAATTGAACGAACGTACCTACTTATGGGTAGAACTTGGTTTACAAACGATACACCAAGAAACCTCTGACCTTATTAATCGTGCGCATGATATGGCTTGTTATTATGAAGGTGTTCAAAAATTGAGAAAGTATAATATCAATGTATGTACACACATTATTAATGGATTACCCGGAGAAAATTATCAAATGATGATGGAGACTGCACAAACTGTGGCACAAATGGATGTTCAAGGCATCAAAATTCATTTGCTCCATTTACTTAAAGGAACACCGATGGTAAAGCAATATGAAAAAGGATTGCTTGAATTCATGACGAAAGAACAATATATTAATTTGGTTTGCGATCAACTCGAACTATTGCCTCCATCTATGATTGTACATCGTATCACTGGTGATGGTCCTATCGACTTGTTAGTAGGTCCGATGTGGAGCGTTAATAAATGGGAAGTTTTAAATGATATCGATAAAGAGCTTGAAAAAAGAGGCTCTATGCAAGGCAAAAAATATACATTACAAAGGGCGACTTTTTCATGA
- a CDS encoding MDR family MFS transporter, with the protein MKMPKEIWWLVIGMAINITGASFLWPLNTIYMNEVLGKSLSTAGVVLMVNAFGMVAGNLIGGTLFDRLGGYRTIMLGTWISLFATAGLNFFHGWPWYPLWLVILGFGGGMIVPAIYAMAGAVWPRGGRQTFNAIYLAQNIGVAVGAALSGFVAEMSFNYIFLANLMMYVAFFLIALFNFKMEYHATVKTAETIEGMTHVQNKKHFTALMLICVMFAICWIAYVQWQTTIASFTQEIGISMSQYSLLWTVNGALILLGQPLILPIIQLLKGQLKKQLYVGVFVFIVSFFVTSFAESFSMFVVGMVIMTFAEMFVWPAVPTIANALSPKGREGVYQGIVNSASTVGKAFGPLIGGILVDIFNMQVMFLFMIGLLFVSIGFLSIFDRRIDKKMLYR; encoded by the coding sequence ATGAAAATGCCGAAAGAAATATGGTGGCTCGTGATTGGAATGGCAATTAACATCACAGGTGCCAGTTTTTTATGGCCGCTCAACACCATTTATATGAATGAGGTACTTGGTAAATCGTTAAGTACTGCGGGTGTTGTTTTGATGGTAAATGCTTTTGGTATGGTCGCTGGAAATTTAATCGGAGGTACATTGTTTGATCGTTTAGGTGGGTATCGCACGATAATGTTAGGAACATGGATCAGTTTATTTGCAACAGCAGGATTAAACTTTTTTCATGGTTGGCCTTGGTATCCACTATGGCTTGTTATTTTAGGTTTCGGTGGCGGAATGATTGTCCCAGCGATTTATGCAATGGCGGGGGCGGTATGGCCTAGAGGTGGGCGTCAAACGTTTAATGCGATTTATTTAGCACAAAATATTGGTGTTGCTGTCGGGGCAGCTCTAAGTGGATTTGTTGCGGAAATGAGTTTTAATTATATCTTTCTCGCTAATTTAATGATGTATGTTGCGTTTTTCCTTATTGCTTTATTTAATTTTAAAATGGAGTATCATGCAACAGTGAAAACAGCTGAGACGATTGAAGGTATGACACATGTGCAAAATAAAAAACATTTTACAGCATTAATGCTCATTTGTGTCATGTTTGCGATATGTTGGATTGCTTATGTACAGTGGCAAACTACAATTGCATCATTCACTCAAGAAATTGGCATCTCGATGAGCCAGTATAGTTTGCTATGGACAGTCAATGGTGCGCTTATTTTACTCGGCCAACCTTTAATTTTACCGATTATCCAACTGCTTAAAGGACAATTGAAAAAGCAACTTTATGTTGGTGTCTTTGTTTTTATCGTTTCCTTTTTTGTGACAAGTTTTGCTGAAAGCTTTTCAATGTTTGTCGTAGGTATGGTCATTATGACTTTTGCAGAAATGTTTGTTTGGCCGGCAGTTCCTACAATCGCAAATGCGCTTTCTCCAAAAGGAAGAGAGGGCGTTTATCAAGGCATCGTTAACTCAGCATCTACTGTAGGTAAAGCATTCGGACCACTGATAGGAGGCATACTTGTAGATATATTTAATATGCAAGTTATGTTTTTATTTATGATTGGTTTATTGTTCGTATCAATAGGTTTTCTGTCGATTTTCGACCGACGAATTGATAAAAAAATGCTTTATCGCTAA
- the leuS gene encoding leucine--tRNA ligase codes for MFFKLGGKLVNYNHQEIEKKWQNYWLENKTFKTKDNLGQKKFYALDMFPYPSGAGLHVGHPEGYTATDIVSRYKRMQGYNVLHPMGWDAFGLPAEQYALDTGNSPAEFTKRNIQTFKRQIQELGFSYDWDREVSTTDPEYYKWTQWIFIQLYKKGLAYIDEVPVNWCEALGTVLSNEEVVDGVSERGGHPVVRRPMKQWVLKITAYADRLLEDLDDLDWPESLKDMQRNWIGRSEGAKVNFNLEQSDATIEVFTTRPDTIYGATFLVLSPEHALVDEITTEAQKEKIKVYQTEAAKKSDLERTDLAKEKSGVFTGAYAIHPLSGERIPIWIADYVLSTYGTGAVMAVPGHDERDYEFAEVFNLPVQHVIEGDLTNGVFTGDGTHIHSNELNGLNNTEAIAKAIEILESKGCGEKKVNYKLRDWLFSRQRYWGEPIPIIHWENGTVTTVPENELPLLLPKTDEIKPSGTGESPLANIDDFVNVTDPETGMKGRRETNTMPQWAGSCWYYLRYIDPNNDQMLADPEKLKHWLPVDLYIGGVEHAVLHLLYARFWHKVLYDIGVVPTKEPFQKLFNQGMILGEGNEKMSKSKGNVVNPDDIVASHGADTLRLYEMFMGPLDASIAWSENGLDGSRRFLDRVWRLLVTEAHTLSAKVVDEETPELQKSYHQTVKKVTEDFETLNFNTAISQLMVFINDCYKAEKINKSFVEGFVKMLAPIAPHIGEELWSILGHESTITYQPWPSYDEKLLEGDTVEIVVQVNGKVRAKLEIAKNASKEEMEHFALENDNIKQAIEGKDIKKVIAVPQKLVNIVAK; via the coding sequence ATGTTTTTTAAATTAGGAGGAAAACTTGTGAATTACAATCATCAAGAAATTGAAAAAAAGTGGCAGAATTATTGGCTAGAAAATAAAACATTTAAAACGAAAGATAACTTAGGTCAAAAGAAATTTTATGCGCTTGACATGTTTCCGTATCCTTCTGGTGCAGGACTACATGTAGGGCATCCAGAAGGGTATACTGCTACAGATATCGTATCACGATATAAACGTATGCAAGGATATAACGTTCTTCACCCGATGGGATGGGATGCTTTCGGCTTGCCAGCAGAGCAATATGCTTTAGATACGGGTAATAGTCCAGCTGAGTTCACTAAGAGAAATATTCAAACTTTTAAACGTCAAATTCAAGAATTAGGCTTTAGTTATGATTGGGATCGTGAAGTAAGTACAACAGATCCAGAATATTACAAATGGACGCAATGGATATTTATTCAACTGTATAAAAAAGGTCTTGCTTATATTGATGAAGTGCCAGTTAACTGGTGTGAAGCGTTAGGTACAGTTTTATCTAATGAAGAAGTGGTTGATGGGGTATCTGAACGTGGTGGACACCCAGTTGTGCGTCGTCCAATGAAACAATGGGTTTTAAAAATTACAGCTTATGCAGACCGTCTTTTAGAAGATTTGGACGATTTAGATTGGCCTGAATCTCTTAAAGATATGCAACGCAATTGGATTGGACGTTCTGAAGGTGCAAAAGTGAATTTCAACTTGGAGCAATCAGATGCAACCATTGAAGTATTTACTACACGTCCAGATACAATTTACGGCGCAACATTTTTAGTATTGAGCCCTGAACATGCCTTAGTAGATGAAATTACTACCGAAGCACAAAAAGAGAAAATTAAAGTTTATCAAACGGAAGCGGCTAAAAAATCAGATTTAGAGCGTACGGATCTTGCGAAAGAAAAATCGGGCGTCTTTACTGGTGCTTATGCGATTCATCCTTTATCTGGTGAACGTATCCCTATTTGGATTGCTGACTATGTGCTTTCTACGTATGGAACAGGTGCAGTCATGGCTGTTCCTGGTCATGATGAGCGTGACTATGAATTTGCAGAAGTGTTCAATTTGCCAGTTCAACATGTTATTGAAGGTGACTTGACGAATGGCGTCTTTACTGGAGACGGTACACATATTCATTCCAACGAATTAAATGGGTTAAATAATACAGAAGCCATTGCCAAAGCAATTGAAATTTTAGAATCAAAAGGATGCGGCGAAAAGAAAGTAAATTATAAATTGCGTGATTGGCTCTTTAGTCGTCAGCGTTATTGGGGAGAGCCAATTCCAATCATACATTGGGAAAATGGCACGGTGACAACAGTTCCAGAAAATGAATTACCGCTATTGTTACCTAAGACGGATGAAATTAAGCCATCAGGCACTGGCGAATCACCATTAGCGAATATAGACGATTTCGTAAATGTGACTGATCCTGAAACGGGCATGAAAGGACGTCGCGAAACGAACACGATGCCGCAATGGGCAGGAAGTTGTTGGTACTACTTGCGTTACATCGATCCTAATAATGATCAAATGCTTGCAGATCCAGAAAAGTTAAAGCATTGGTTGCCTGTTGATTTATATATTGGTGGCGTAGAACACGCTGTGTTACATTTATTGTACGCTCGCTTCTGGCACAAAGTGCTTTATGATATTGGTGTAGTTCCTACAAAAGAACCATTCCAAAAGTTATTCAACCAAGGCATGATTCTTGGTGAAGGTAACGAAAAAATGAGTAAATCTAAAGGTAATGTAGTCAATCCTGATGATATTGTGGCGTCACATGGTGCTGACACATTACGATTGTATGAAATGTTTATGGGACCTCTAGATGCTTCGATTGCTTGGAGTGAAAATGGCTTGGATGGTTCACGCCGCTTTTTAGACCGTGTATGGCGTTTGCTTGTGACTGAAGCTCATACGTTAAGTGCGAAAGTGGTTGATGAAGAAACACCTGAATTGCAAAAATCGTATCATCAAACAGTTAAGAAAGTAACTGAGGATTTTGAAACATTAAACTTCAATACGGCGATCAGTCAATTAATGGTTTTCATAAATGACTGTTACAAAGCGGAAAAAATCAATAAGTCTTTTGTAGAAGGCTTTGTGAAAATGTTAGCGCCAATTGCGCCACATATCGGTGAAGAATTGTGGTCAATTCTTGGTCACGAAAGCACAATCACATATCAACCATGGCCAAGTTACGATGAAAAGTTACTTGAAGGGGATACAGTTGAAATAGTAGTTCAAGTAAATGGTAAAGTACGTGCCAAATTAGAAATTGCTAAAAATGCTTCTAAAGAAGAAATGGAACACTTTGCGCTTGAAAACGACAATATTAAGCAAGCAATTGAAGGCAAAGATATTAAAAAAGTAATTGCTGTACCACAAAAGTTAGTAAATATCGTTGCCAAATAA
- a CDS encoding rhodanese-like domain-containing protein, translating into MKEITTEELKSLLLSHDRVNVVDVREDEEVEMGMIPDAKHIPMNEIPNHLNEFNQKETYYIVCAGGVRSAKVVDYLNDQDIDAVNVEGGMRAWGDEGLEYKRI; encoded by the coding sequence ATGAAGGAAATAACTACAGAGGAATTAAAATCTTTGTTATTGAGTCATGATCGTGTCAATGTGGTAGACGTACGTGAGGACGAAGAAGTTGAGATGGGTATGATTCCCGATGCGAAACATATACCTATGAATGAAATTCCGAATCATTTAAATGAGTTTAATCAAAAAGAAACATACTATATTGTTTGTGCCGGTGGCGTTAGAAGTGCCAAAGTAGTGGACTATTTAAATGATCAAGATATCGATGCTGTCAATGTTGAAGGTGGCATGAGAGCATGGGGCGATGAAGGTTTAGAATATAAAAGAATTTAA